One segment of Manduca sexta isolate Smith_Timp_Sample1 chromosome 27, JHU_Msex_v1.0, whole genome shotgun sequence DNA contains the following:
- the LOC115455249 gene encoding uncharacterized protein LOC115455249 yields MYDDNEWHSDESGKTYFKASLVLVMIVCSGVSFVIVNTNSPMLDNTTKEQCISELALLKRQIEVVTSYQKRMDKVLTDTLATHDADKDRFKVMIQSCFAMPQQFYFCQKRYNAMQASCNMIRGNYARVVKELNVLKNTTRPG; encoded by the exons ATGTACGACGATAACGAATGGCATTCTGACGAATCaggaaaaacatatttcaaggCGTCTTTGGTGCTTGTGATGATCGTGTGCAGTGGAGTTTCCTTTGTCATTGTGAATACCAATTCGCCTATGCTAGACAATACTACAAAGGAGCAATGCATTTCGGAGCTGGCGCTGCTAAAGAGACAAATAGAAG TGGTGACGTCGTATCAGAAGCGGATGGACAAGGTGCTGACCGACACGCTGGCGACCCACGATGCTGACAAAGACAGATTTAAAGTTATGATCCAGAGCTGCTTCGCGATGCCTCAGCAGTTTTACTTCTGCCAG aagCGCTACAATGCGATGCAGGCCTCGTGCAACATGATCCGCGGCAACTACGCCAGAGTGGTTAAAGAGCTGAATGTCCTGAAGAACACCACGCGACCAGGCTAA
- the LOC115455292 gene encoding uncharacterized protein LOC115455292 isoform X2: protein MDRNVDRIEDVMDTVVKVCMAFMVVLITVIIFSAEPKENSGNQELLKSVEMLYTKFSVVLEYKERFEELLMESYWYHAISEGRLKYIVESRLVTRQRLLFCQNQLQSLQMKYDKLQEDYHKLSQEMEALKNITRLD, encoded by the exons ATGGATCGCAACGTAGATCGTATAGAAGACGTGATGGATACGGTGGTGAAGGTATGCATGGCGTTCATGGTGGTGTTGATCACTGTTATCATATTCTCTGCGGAGCCCAAGGAGAACAGTGGGAATCAAGAACTGCTAAAATCAGTGGAGATGCTGTATACGAAGTTCAGTG TGGTGTTGGAGTACAAGGAGCGCTTCGAGGAGCTGCTGATGGAGTCTTACTGGTATCACGCGATCAGCGAGGGACGCTTGAAGTACATAGTGGAGTCCCGCCTCGTTACCCGTCAGCGCTTACTTTTCTGCCAG AACCAACTCCAATCCCTGCAAATGAAATACGACAAGCTCCAAGAAGACTACCACAAACTGTCTCAGGAGATGGAAGCTCTCAAGAACATAACACGGTTGGATTAA
- the LOC115455292 gene encoding uncharacterized protein LOC115455292 isoform X1, producing the protein MDRNVDRIEDVMDTVVKVCMAFMVVLITVIIFSAEPKENSGNQELLKSVEMLYTKFSEHIPVVLEYKERFEELLMESYWYHAISEGRLKYIVESRLVTRQRLLFCQNQLQSLQMKYDKLQEDYHKLSQEMEALKNITRLD; encoded by the exons ATGGATCGCAACGTAGATCGTATAGAAGACGTGATGGATACGGTGGTGAAGGTATGCATGGCGTTCATGGTGGTGTTGATCACTGTTATCATATTCTCTGCGGAGCCCAAGGAGAACAGTGGGAATCAAGAACTGCTAAAATCAGTGGAGATGCTGTATACGAAGTTCAGTG AACATATTCCAGTGGTGTTGGAGTACAAGGAGCGCTTCGAGGAGCTGCTGATGGAGTCTTACTGGTATCACGCGATCAGCGAGGGACGCTTGAAGTACATAGTGGAGTCCCGCCTCGTTACCCGTCAGCGCTTACTTTTCTGCCAG AACCAACTCCAATCCCTGCAAATGAAATACGACAAGCTCCAAGAAGACTACCACAAACTGTCTCAGGAGATGGAAGCTCTCAAGAACATAACACGGTTGGATTAA
- the LOC115455239 gene encoding uncharacterized protein LOC115455239 codes for MDDESLCVPEGLTKKYFKAAAVLISIIIGGLYFYAIREQIQSDKNHTSDQCPSELKTVQHQLDDVKEYKNRMERLLTETQKSQDTDRQRLKIVMQSCFAMSQQSFMCQNQFNRAQIKCNKIRADYGRVSKELQLLKDKKPS; via the exons ATGGATGATGAATCGCTTTGTGTCCCAGAGGgcttaactaaaaaatatttcaaggcAGCCGCCGTcttaatttctataataatcGGTGGATTGTACTTCTATGCAATTCGTGAGCAGATCCAGTCTGACAAGAACCACACATCGGATCAATGCCCTTCGGAGCTGAAGACCGTGCAGCATCAGCTAGATG ATGTGAAGGAATACAAGAACCGCATGGAGAGACTACTGACAGAAACACAGAAGAGCCAAGATACTGATAGGCAGCGCTTGAAAATCGTGATGCAGAGCTGCTTCGCGATGTCGCAGCAGTCCTTCATGTGCCAG aaccaGTTTAATCGCGCGCAAATCAAATGCAACAAGATCCGAGCTGACTACGGCAGAGTTTCTAAGGAGCTGCAACTATTGAAGGACAAGAAACCATCCTAA